The genomic region ttggcgttacaagcgccgtgctctaccagctgagctacagaggagtgtgcatatgtattcaccccctttgctataaagcccttaaataagatctagtgcaaccaattaccttcagaagtcacataattagttaaataaagtccacctgtgtgcaatctaagtcacatgatctgtcacatgatctcagtatatatacacctgttctgaaaggccccagaggctgcaacaccattaagcaaggggcaccaccaagcaagcggcaccatgaagaccaaggagctctccaaacaggtcagggacaaagttgtgcagaagtacagatcagggttgggttataaaaacatatccgacactttgaacatcccacggatcaccattttaaatccattattaaaaaattgaaagaatatggcaccacaacaaacctgccaagagagggccgcccaccaaaactcacggaccaggcaatgagggcattaatcagagaggcaacaaagagaccaaagataaccctgaaggagctgcaaagctccacagcggagattggagtatctgtccataggaccactttaagcgtacactccacagagctgggctttacggaagagtggacagaaaaaagccattgcttaaaataaataaataagcaaacacgtttagtgttcgccgaaaggcatgtgggagactccccaaacatatggaagaaggtactctggtcagatgagactaaaattgagctttttggccatcaaggtaaacgctatgtctggcgcaaacccaacacctctcatcacccagagaacaccatccccacagtgaagcatggtggttgcagcatcatgctgtggggatgtttttcatcggcagggactgggaaactggtcagaattgaaggaatgatggatggcgctaaatacagggaaatccttgagggaaacctgtttcaatcttccagagatttgagactgggacggaggttcaccttccagcaggacaatggccctaagcatactgctgaagcaacacttgagtggtttaaggggaaacatttaaatgtcttggaatggcctagtcaaagcccagacctcaatccaattgagaatctgtggtttgacttaaagattgctgtacaacagtggaacccatccaacttgaaggaactggagcagttttgccttgaagaatgggcaaaaatcccagtggctagatgtgccaagcttatagagacataccccaagagacttgcagctgtaattgctgaaaaggtggctctacaaagtattgactttgggggagggggtgaatagttatgcacgctcaagttgtctgtttttttgtcttatttcttgtttgtttcacaaaaaaatatattttacatcttcaaagtgggaggcatgttgtgtaaatcaaatgatacaaaccccccccccccaaaatcaattttaattccaggttgtaaggcaacaaaataggaaaaatgccaaggggggtgaatactttagcaagccTCTGTAtgtactgagcttgtctgatgcgtTAAGCACACAGTTTGATTAAATAATGAAGACgcacaaatgactcaagaaagAGCCCGATGGGCACACTGTTTAAAAAAATGACAGCGAGTGCATGTATGACTGGCGCACGTTGTCACGCTCTCCTCCCTACTGCAGCGAAAAGGCACCACAGCAGGGCAAGTTTATATTGCAATGTccgtgctgaagctgcaacatcatTTCAGCCATTTAGTTTCTTACTTGTTACTGACTGAAAAGTGCTGTTACCAAAATCCCTAACTTGTTtgggaaaaacattccctattccttcaacccttgctctctttacgtgaaacatgtaagcatctcatgcatgtgaccaatattgcctgacctatagcctatcataatcacatcaataaattggttataacaaactccgaacacagtaacacgtgacagcaaaatggatacGGAGGATGTGAAAAATAAACTTTAAATGGgcaaatgtttactggttgctcaggagggaaaggggaagtcagatctgtggaagacatttgacttagttGTGGAAACTAGTGGAGATCCAgaaaaggagggtataggagcaaACATTGCCAAACagttgctgttagattacaatgtTATGttttctgaccatttggaacaatgtaaacaacactaattataagtaataccagtctgttctaccaaaataaacattgtaaagcctttattacagcatagcaaagattaaaaacagcagaatctgtgaaattgctttatccgacattttgccattgcatgaggcttggtgctcatggaatcagtaggctattgaacaaacactcaaactggcaacagaagcaggatctgtcttatttctgtggatatacactaccagtcaaaagttaagacacacctactcattcaagggtttctctttatttttactattttttaaaataaaaactatgaaataacatgtagtaaccaaaaaagtgttcttcaaatagccaccctttatcttgatgacagctttgcacactcttggcattctctcaaccagcatcatgaggtagtcacctggaatgcatttcaattaacaggtgttccttcttaaaagttaatttgtggaatttctttccttcttaatgcgtttgagccaattagttgtgttgtgacaagataggggggtatacagaagatagccctatttggtaaaagaccaagtccatattatggcaagaacagctcaaataagcaaagagaaacgacagtccatcattactttaagacatgaaggtcagtcaatacagaaaatttcaagatctttgaaagtttcgtcaagtgcagtcgcaataaCCATCAGGCGCTATGAagaaactggctctaatgaggaccgccacaggaatggaagacccagagttacctctgctgcaaagaataagttcattagagttaccagcctcagaaattgcagcccaaataagtagtaacagacacatctcaacatcaactgttcagaagagaatgtgtgaatcaggccttcatggtcgaattgctacaaagaaaccactactaaaggactccaataagaagaagagacttgcttgggccaagaaacacgagcaatggacattagaccggtggaaatgtgtcctttggtcttgagtccaaattggagagtttttggttccaaccgccgtgtctttgtgagacacggtgtgggtgaacggatgatctctgcatgtgtatttcccaccgtaaagcatggaggaggaggtgttatggtgtgggggtgctttgctggtgacactgtctgtgatttatttagaattcaaggcacttaaccagcatgggcttagtgggactatcatttgtttttcaacaggacaatgacccaacacacctccaagctgtgtaagggctatttgaccaagaaggagagtgatggagtactgcatcagatgacctggcctcaacaatcacccgacatcaacccaattgtcggaccgcagagtgaaggaaaagcagccaacaagtgctcagcatatgtgggaactccttcaagaccgttggaaaagcattccaggtgaagctggttgagggtgccaagagtgtgcaaagctgtcatcaaggcaaagggtggctatttgaagaatctcaaatataaaatatatttagatttgtttaacacttttttggttactacatgattccataggtgttatttcgtagttttgatgtcttcactattattctacaatgtagaaaatagtaaaaataaagtaaaacccttgaatgagtaggtgtgtccaaacttttgactggtagtgtatatggatgatttataaagccaggcacattaacagttaggctattgattatagacctaattaagttggggtttcctctcctcaattttcttagacaattaggcTAAGGCCAAGGGCTGTTTCCtcgtctctgctgctgctgcctccgccgctGCCTCGAATTCCAGTTCCATCCGTGGACATGGAACAATTCTTAACATAATTATACCAGGTTACTACAGTTCTCAATCCCAATacgctggttaactttgctattatgcacatagcaacataggaAAGGCGCCAGTTCTATGGCGCACTGAAGATTATGTTTCATGAAGATTATgttttacataatataaccatatacaatttcagtatcacatgtcttagagtgatggacatGTCATCCCCGTGGCCTCTGCAATGGATGAGTCTACTGAGACTGGtgcaatcagacaggtgtcttgtgcaccataaaaaatattaatacaattgtgactgctcgactaaagaaatctcggtaGACCAACAGCCtttcgaccaaacaatcgaccagtcgactactttaataaaatatttgttgtgtatatttgttttattggatgactttattattttattttaagtcatctcatctctatgctgtctgacaaaatcactattttagtagttcttcaaagtaaataaggcatacttttatgaccgCTGAATACCAATTATTAATCACTTAGATAATGTATTTTCATGTAGAGATACCTCAGGAAGCAACTgctctttatccctctccatcacacgtcttctgtctcttctctccggTCTGCTGCACACAGATCGGACAAGTAggtgcgcaatggattatggtcattgtagttaattaccactttttctgcgctaaactatgtagaacattggcctgttggaaactacaactccctactacatcgcacagttcgggcttgatctgatttatctctagagaaccTGCGCGTTGACGTCACAGAAATTTTTtttgaattcaaataattgaaccaagGTAGgtaaattagttgtttaaaaataaCAGAAATTtcggttaatcactcagcactacattgtcgagaaggaacctgcaagtaagcattttgttggacggtgtataccatgtgtatcccgtacgACTAATAGTTACACAAACTGTTTGTCTGAGATAGACACTTAAACCCTCCCTGGCTCATCATATTGATTTGTGCTTACAGCATTAGCACTCATTTAGAATGGGAGGCATGTCCTCAAattaacacacagacagaccacgtagactagatacacacacacacacacgtctccagACCACGTAgactagatacacacacacacacgtctccagACCATGTAgactagatacacacacacacacacacacacacacacacactcacacgtctCCAGACCATGTAgactagatacacacacacacacacacacacacacacacacacactcacacgtctCCAGACCATGTAgactagatacacacacacacacacacacacacacactcacacgtctCCAGACCATGTAgactagatacacacacacacacacacacacacacacacactcacacgtctCCAGACCATGTAgactagatacacacacacacacatctccagggCATgctgatacacacacaaacacaaatcgaTAGGGAGTAGTTTCCTAAGGCTACTAAATCAGTCAGTAATAACACAGCTACTATGTATTCAGAGAGTATATTTaatgaacatcactctgtcgcattatgtatactgaacaaaaatataaacgcaacacgtaaagagttggtcccatgtttcatgagtttaaataaaagatcccagacattttctataagcacaaaaagcttatttctctacaatgttgtgcacacatttgtttacatccctgttagtgagcatttctcatttgccaagataatccatccacctaacaggtgtggcatttcaagaagctgattaaacagcatgaacattacaaagttgcaccttgtgctggggacaataaaaggccaataaaatgtgcagttttgtcacacaacacaatgccacagatgtctcaagtgttgagggagtgtgcaattggcatgctgactgcaggcatatccaccagagctgttgccagagaatgtaatgttcatttctctaccataagccacctccaacgtcgttttagagaatttggtagtacgtccaaccggcctcacaaccgcagaccacgtgtagccacaccagcccaggacctccacatctggcttcttcacctgcgagatcgtctgagaccagccacccggtcagctgatgaaactgaggagtatttctgtctgtagtaaagctcttttgtggggaaaaactcattctgattggctgggcctggctccccagtgggtgggcctatgccgtcccaggcccacccatggctgtgcccctgccaagtcatgtgaaatccatagattagggcctaatgaatttatttcaattgactgatttccttatatgaactgtaactcagtaaaatcgtcaattgttgcgtttatatttttgttcaatatatttaTGTTGACTTAATTCTTTCTAATATTCTGCCAGTTTATTTCTACAGTATAATTTAACACAACCCAATAACACCTCTCACTAAAACACATATGAAAACATTTTAAGTTTTACCAAACCTTTTTTATTCGCATAGAAAAACAAAGAAACCAAACAAACAGTTCTCACCGTTTAGATTTATACATAAGACTTTATTATTTCTGAAAAGCTGAGAGTATTTAAAGGTTTCTAAGACAGTGAAGAAGGCTTTAGAGCTTTTCTCTTACACCAGAATGCTTTTCCCAGTGGAGTTTTGGATTGGAAAAAGACGTAAGGCTAATGAAGTTAAGTCTATAATCTATACATAACTCACTCTAACAAGGTCTTTCTCTTTACTTCTGCTAtcattctctccctccttttcccctCACTCCCTTTATTCTCCTCTGCATTATGATTAAGTTGTGATCAAGAGGCCAGAACATTGTTATAATATACATATATTGACAGAGATTCTCTTCCGAGTGTGTGGTTAGTGCAGAGATGCACAGTGCTGCAGTTTGGTTCATCCCTGATTTCTACGGAACAGACCCGACTGTGTGTGTCTCACTGGATCTGAATGACAGACTATGATGTACATGGAGATACTAAGTAGCTATAATGGTACAGTTATGACGGCTATTACAGCTTGCTGTGTTCAGATGTTTGTGGGGTGAATGGGTACATCAGTGTAAACGCATGTTTTTTTCCTTTATCTTTCCTGATGGCAACCAATAGACCAATAGAAAATGTATTTTACTTTGGGTTGATTTACTTAATTTGATTGCAGACATTTCTGTATGATTGTCCAGAAACATGCCTTTTCTTTTCATATTGTGATGACATGCAATAAGCAAAAGGATATATCCTTTAATATTGGTGTTCTGTTTGTGAGGGGAAACGCCAATATGTTGAATTATTTTATTCCATGACCTTGTAATAACCATTTATCTATTTAAAGATGGAATGTTTAAAGTTTGAGTACACTCTTTTCACTTTCTGCTCCTTCCTGTACTAAAATATCAATGATGGATCAAGTAGAATAAACTGGTCCTGTTAAAAAGTACCAGGGTTTGGATGAGGGCCTAGCTATATTCCTACCATTTTCACACTTCCCCTCTTGTATTAATCCCCCCCGCccccaccccccttctctcttctcttcctcaatTTTATTCCATCTCTCTTTTTAACCTCCCTTCGCTTCCACCTATCTCTCTCATTAGAGTCCCCGGGCAGGTAGCGCTGCGCTGCAGTTGGACCCTGTCCCTCAGAGCTGCTATCAGCTCTTCTCAGCCAGAACAaagtcttctctctctttccttctctctttttctctcgctctctctctgcagcagCACAaaataaacagagaaataaaataaaaaaacgagaggagaaagagaaaagtAGAGGTCTAAGATaggaacatatatattttttgtcagtCAGTGATGATGAGTTGTTGTTATGACTAGTATCATCAAACCCTTACCTGTGTGTCTACACAGTGCATACAGAAGTAGGTAGTagtttacactacatgaccaaaagtatgtggacacctgctcgtctaacatctcattccaaaatcaagggcattaatatggagttggccccccttttgctgctgtaacagcctccgctcttctgggaaggctttccactagatgttagaacattgctgcggggacttgcttccattcagccacgagcattagtttTGGTCGGGCaccgatgttgggcgattaggcctggctcgcagtcggcgttccaattcatcccaaaggtgttcgatggggttgaggtcagggctctgtgcaggccagtcaagttcttccacaccaatctcgacaaaccatttctgtatggacctcactttgtgcacggggcattgccATGCTAAAACagcaaagggccttccccaaactgttgccacaaagttggaagcacagaatcgtctagcatgtcattgtatgctgtagcgttaagacttcacttcactggaactaagggggcaTGCCCGACCCAGCCCGACCCATGAAAAACAGcatcagaccattattcctcctccaccaaactttacagttggcactatgcattggtgcAGGTAGCATTCGTCTGGCatacgccaaacccagattcttccgtcggtcttccagatggtgaagtgtgatcactccagagaacacgtttccactgctccagagtccaatggcggcaagctttacaccactccagccgacgcatggcattgcgcatggtgatcttaggtttgtgtgcggctgctcggccatggaaacccatttcatgaagctcccgacgaacagttcttgtgctgatgttgcttccagaggcagtttggaacgcggtagtgagtgttgcaaccgaggacagacgatttttacaggctacgcgcttcagcactcggcggtcccgttctgtgagcttgtgtggcctaccacttcgcgccggagctgttgttgctcctagacgttttcacttcacaataacagcactaacagttgaccggggcagctctagcagaaatttgaagaactgacttgttggaaaggtggcatcctatgatggtgccacgttgaaagtcattgagctcttcagtaaggccattctactgccaatgtttgtctatggagattgcatggctgtgtgctcgattttatacacctgtcagcaacgggtgtggctgaaataaccgaatccactaatttgaaggggtgttcacatacttttgtatatatagtgtagcaaTCTACACAAGTGCTTATCTCTGgaatatatttaatcaataaggccagaggaggtgtggtatatggccaaaataccacggctaagggctgttctccgcacgacgcaacgcagagtgcctggacacagcccttagccgtggtatattggccatatatcacaaacccctgaggtgccttattgttattataaactggttaccaacttaattagagcagtaaaaataaatgttttgtcatacccgtggtgtACGGTCTGATATACAATGGCTTTCAGACAATCAGAataaccacccagtttataattgccTATATCGTCTGCCTACGCCTAAACATCATCCTCAAACTACTAACTGTCTTATATGGAACAGAAGGAAGAGTACAGTAGCTGTAAAGATACTGAGACCTCAAAACAATGTATAAGCATGAGAAGCATTGAACATTTATAGTAGGTCAATACCCGGGGTGGTACGACTTGACTGGCACTTCTGTCACCCAGTTAACAGGTATGTATGGTGGCCCTGTGGGGACAAAGCAGCCCAAGCCAGTCAGCTAAGTAACAGATCAATAAGATTCAGAGCAGAACTGAGGAGGCACAGAGGGTACTTTGGAACCAAGGAGATCAACCAATCGCCTGCTAGAACCGTATCCTTAGAACGGCATCCAACCGGTGGGGGGTGGGAGAAGTGTGTCTGAGATTATGTCATCACGTGTAGGTGTAGTCTATATCCGGGATCACCCCTTGCTCCCGGAAACCCCGGTTGGTCCCGTAGCCCGCCGTGTGACCCAGTTGGGTGATGATGCTGTTGTGACTCTGGTTGCTCCGGTAGGTGCCGTTACTGTGCGTTGAGGGGAAGATGGTGTGCACGTAGGTCACATCCTCTCCTCCTTTGGGCTGCAGTGACTGATGGGTCGTCATGGGCGTCATGGCGAAGCCGGGGCTTCTGATCTCCAGGATGGAGCTGTCCTTCTTAGTGCCCGACTCCACGAAGTCATCGTACGGCTTCCCGACCCCGCGCTGACCTCTGACCCCGTAGGAGTCTGTTTCCCCGGAGACGTACCCGGCGCGCTGGCCGTACCAGCAGAAGATGCTGAAGATGAGTATGAGGGAGACGAGGGCCGTGGCTCCGCCGATGATCTCGGCCAGGGGGAGGGCTGCCATCTCTGTGTCCGAGTCCTcacccctgtctcccccctcGGGGCGCAGAGCCTCCCCCGTCTCTATCTGAGCGCAGACGGGGCTCTGGTCCGTTGTGTCCTTTTCCTGCTGCGGTGACCTCTGTGACCCTCcagagtgggaggaggaggagcgcaGGGGGAGCAGACAGATGAGGTAGTGTGATCGTGGCGTGAGCTGGGTCAGTAGGTACTGCTGTCTCTCCCCGGGGACCAGCGTCTCTGTGATGGAACCCAGAGCGGCGCTGCTGCCCAGCCTCAGCCACGACAGCCGGAAGGAGGGCGCCGGCCGTGGGCACAGCCACGTCACCTGCACACTGTCCGCCGACAGATGCTTCACCGTGAGTTCTAGAACGTTGTGTAAGGCGTGCCCCCCCGCCTCTCCTCCCGGTGGTAACGGCATCACCAGGCCCGGCCGTATGGCCCTAAGGGTGAACAGAGAACCCTGGGTCGGGGGGAAGGTGGTAGTACTAGAGACAGTGTCAAGTcccatacctcctcctcctcctctaccccccacACTGGTCACCCCTCCTGGGGGGCCTTCACACTGGCCCATAAGCCCAGAGAGGTCCCTGAGGGCCTGGCCTCGCACCGCCTCCGGCCCGTGGCAGGTCAAGCCCCGTACCGTCACCGCCGCTCCGCGGCCATACAGCCAGGCGTGGAGCCAGCGCAGGTTGCAGCCACAGTACCAGGGGTTCCCCCGGAGCAGCAACAGCTCCAGGCTATCCGTGTCCCTCAGCATCCCCCGGGGCAGAGTGGTCAGGTTGTTACCTGCATGGATGGAAAAGGACAGAAGTCACTCTAAGGGGTGGGACCTGATGTAGAATAATATACTCATCTGTGGCTCATTTTGTGAGTAGTTCACTAAAGTTACTCTGCAATATACAGAGTATATGTCTAGAGCAATGTCAAATCTTAGCATTCTAGCAACGGGAATTAGTTTTATCTGTTCCAATTAGGGTTGAATAGCAGGAACCGGTTTACAGAGATGTACCGCCCAAACCCATTCCCTTTTCCCGGtataaataactgcgagaaaccggtaaattataataaatgatttatatgaacagcatgactTGAAATGTGCCACGGCTACTCTCTGCTATCTGATCAATCATCAACTGGTGGTGACAGACAGCGCATCTCAGAATGAAGCAGAGTTCACAATGCAtatatcatctcatcatggtcacTTTCTTTCTTGTGAAAGGTAGGACTACATTTGCTGCaccatagcctatgctacagtaatatataaGGATTGAATGCACGTCCaatttacacatctccatctggcttttggGGGTCACCTTATTTTTTCGTTGtaaagatgatttttttatttattgcaaCTGCAGAGTAAAAAAAGCCTATCACTATAATATCATTGTTTTAAATCAGTGTGCACGCGAGCATTCTCAGTCTTTCTCTCACCATCATATCCATACAAATTCCATCCATAATAGGCCTAATCCTATTCAAGATATATATttgaagaacaagtatttgatacactgtcgattttgcagggtttcctacttacaaagcatgtagaggtctgtaattgttatcataggtacacttcaactgtgagagacggaatctaaaacaaaaatccagaaaatcacattgtatgatttttaagtaattaatttgcattttattgcatgacataagtatttgatcacctaccaaccagtaagaattccggctctcacagacctgttagtttttctttaagaagccctcctgttctccactca from Coregonus clupeaformis isolate EN_2021a chromosome 3, ASM2061545v1, whole genome shotgun sequence harbors:
- the LOC121540167 gene encoding leucine-rich repeat transmembrane protein FLRT1-like — protein: MATESLTELRDWLFLLLLCLTLLAEMLELAAAAVAMEEGEEDFPCPSVCRCDEGFVYCNDRGLSMIPPLPLTATVLYLQSNRLANSGLPPSLERSSSIRVVYLYANQLDEFPIHLPPSLRELHLQDNNIRTLPRTALARLPLLERLHLDDNSISTVSIQERAFSGTPRLRLLFLSRNHLSSIPAGLPASLEELRLDDNRINTIPTHAFRGLASLRRLVLDGNLLANTRIADDTFSRLANLTELSLVRNALQAPPINLPSTHLLRLHLQDNGLIHVPRGTLDGMRRLQRLDLSGNNLTTLPRGMLRDTDSLELLLLRGNPWYCGCNLRWLHAWLYGRGAAVTVRGLTCHGPEAVRGQALRDLSGLMGQCEGPPGGVTSVGGRGGGGGMGLDTVSSTTTFPPTQGSLFTLRAIRPGLVMPLPPGGEAGGHALHNVLELTVKHLSADSVQVTWLCPRPAPSFRLSWLRLGSSAALGSITETLVPGERQQYLLTQLTPRSHYLICLLPLRSSSSHSGGSQRSPQQEKDTTDQSPVCAQIETGEALRPEGGDRGEDSDTEMAALPLAEIIGGATALVSLILIFSIFCWYGQRAGYVSGETDSYGVRGQRGVGKPYDDFVESGTKKDSSILEIRSPGFAMTPMTTHQSLQPKGGEDVTYVHTIFPSTHSNGTYRSNQSHNSIITQLGHTAGYGTNRGFREQGVIPDIDYTYT